One genomic region from Equus asinus isolate D_3611 breed Donkey chromosome 8, EquAss-T2T_v2, whole genome shotgun sequence encodes:
- the NRM gene encoding nurim isoform X3: MAPALLLVPAALASFILAFGTGVEFVRFTSLRPLLGGIPESGGPDARQGWLAALQDHSILASLAWDLGLLLLFVGQHSLMATETVKAWMSRYFGVLQRSLYVACTALALQPLILPQLVMRYWEPVPRGPVLWEARAEPWATWVPLLCFVLHVISWLLIFSILLVFDYAELMGLKQVYYHVLGLGEPLALKSPRALRLFSHLRHPVCVELLTVLWVVPTLGTDRLLLALLLTLYLGLAHGLDQQDLRYLRAQLQRKLHLLSRPQDGEAE; this comes from the exons ATGGCCCCAGCACTGCTCCTGGTCCCCGCTGCCCTCGCCTCCTTCATCCTGGCCTTTGGTACCGGAGTGGAGTTCGTGCGCTTTACCTCCCTTCGGCCGCTTCTTGGAGGGATCCCAGAGTCTGGTGGTCCGG ATGCCCGCCAAGGATGGCTGGCTGCCTTGCAGGACCACAGCATCCTTGCCTCCCTGGCTTGGGATCTGGGGCTCCTGCTACTGTTTGTGGGGCAGCACAGCCTCATGGCAACTGAGACAGTGAAGGCATGGATGTCCCGGTACTTTGGGGTCCTTCAGAGGTCACTGTACGTGGCATGCACTGCCCTGGCCTTGCAG CCCCTCATCCTTCCCCAGCTGGTGATGCGGTACTGGGAGCCCGTACCCAGAGGCCCTGTGTTGTGGGAAGCTCGGGCTGAGCCATGGGCCACCTGGGTGCCCCTCCTCTGCTTTGTGCTCCACGTCATTTCCTGGCTCCTCATCTTCAGCATCCTTCTCGTCTTTGACTACGCGGAGCTTATGGGCCTCAAACAG GTGTACTACCATGTGCTGGGGCTGGGTGAGCCTCTGGCCCTGAAGTCTCCCCGGGCCCTGAGACTCTTCTCCCACCTGCGCCACCCAGTGTGCGTGGAGCTGCTGACAGTGCTGTGGGTGGTCCCCACCCTGGGCACTGACCGcctcctccttgctctcctcCTTACCCTCTACTTGGGCCTGGCTCATGGACTTGACCAGCAAGACCTTCGCTACCTCCGGGCCCAGCTGCAAAGAAAACTCCACTTGCTCTCCCGGCCCCAGGATGGGGAGGCTGAATGA
- the NRM gene encoding nurim isoform X2, translating into MAPALLLVPAALASFILAFGTGVEFVRFTSLRPLLGGIPESGGPDARQGWLAALQDHSILASLAWDLGLLLLFVGQHSLMATETVKAWMSRYFGVLQRSLYVACTALALQPLILPQLVMRYWEPVPRGPVLWEARAEPWATWVPLLCFVLHVISWLLIFSILLVFDYAELMGLKQVRLPDPYLRLLILSRTPLSLPRISLLLLACSSTFLLLSTPSLPFLVRWSPLSPPSKAKNYEPPRLGEDS; encoded by the exons ATGGCCCCAGCACTGCTCCTGGTCCCCGCTGCCCTCGCCTCCTTCATCCTGGCCTTTGGTACCGGAGTGGAGTTCGTGCGCTTTACCTCCCTTCGGCCGCTTCTTGGAGGGATCCCAGAGTCTGGTGGTCCGG ATGCCCGCCAAGGATGGCTGGCTGCCTTGCAGGACCACAGCATCCTTGCCTCCCTGGCTTGGGATCTGGGGCTCCTGCTACTGTTTGTGGGGCAGCACAGCCTCATGGCAACTGAGACAGTGAAGGCATGGATGTCCCGGTACTTTGGGGTCCTTCAGAGGTCACTGTACGTGGCATGCACTGCCCTGGCCTTGCAG CCCCTCATCCTTCCCCAGCTGGTGATGCGGTACTGGGAGCCCGTACCCAGAGGCCCTGTGTTGTGGGAAGCTCGGGCTGAGCCATGGGCCACCTGGGTGCCCCTCCTCTGCTTTGTGCTCCACGTCATTTCCTGGCTCCTCATCTTCAGCATCCTTCTCGTCTTTGACTACGCGGAGCTTATGGGCCTCAAACAGGTGAGGCTCCCAGATCCCTACCTGAGACTTCTAATCCTTTCTAGAACGCCTCTTTCTCTTCCAAggatttctctcctcctccttgcaTGCTCTTCCACCTTCCTCCTGCTTTCTACTCCCTCACTTCCCTTTCTTGTAAGATGGTCTCCCCTCAGCCCTCCCTCAAAGGCCAAAAATTATGAGCCTCCTAGGCTTGGGGAAGATTCATGA
- the NRM gene encoding nurim isoform X1, which translates to MAPALLLVPAALASFILAFGTGVEFVRFTSLRPLLGGIPESGGPDARQGWLAALQDHSILASLAWDLGLLLLFVGQHSLMATETVKAWMSRYFGVLQRSLYVACTALALQLVMRYWEPVPRGPVLWEARAEPWATWVPLLCFVLHVISWLLIFSILLVFDYAELMGLKQVYYHVLGLGEPLALKSPRALRLFSHLRHPVCVELLTVLWVVPTLGTDRLLLALLLTLYLGLAHGLDQQDLRYLRAQLQRKLHLLSRPQDGEAE; encoded by the exons ATGGCCCCAGCACTGCTCCTGGTCCCCGCTGCCCTCGCCTCCTTCATCCTGGCCTTTGGTACCGGAGTGGAGTTCGTGCGCTTTACCTCCCTTCGGCCGCTTCTTGGAGGGATCCCAGAGTCTGGTGGTCCGG ATGCCCGCCAAGGATGGCTGGCTGCCTTGCAGGACCACAGCATCCTTGCCTCCCTGGCTTGGGATCTGGGGCTCCTGCTACTGTTTGTGGGGCAGCACAGCCTCATGGCAACTGAGACAGTGAAGGCATGGATGTCCCGGTACTTTGGGGTCCTTCAGAGGTCACTGTACGTGGCATGCACTGCCCTGGCCTTGCAG CTGGTGATGCGGTACTGGGAGCCCGTACCCAGAGGCCCTGTGTTGTGGGAAGCTCGGGCTGAGCCATGGGCCACCTGGGTGCCCCTCCTCTGCTTTGTGCTCCACGTCATTTCCTGGCTCCTCATCTTCAGCATCCTTCTCGTCTTTGACTACGCGGAGCTTATGGGCCTCAAACAG GTGTACTACCATGTGCTGGGGCTGGGTGAGCCTCTGGCCCTGAAGTCTCCCCGGGCCCTGAGACTCTTCTCCCACCTGCGCCACCCAGTGTGCGTGGAGCTGCTGACAGTGCTGTGGGTGGTCCCCACCCTGGGCACTGACCGcctcctccttgctctcctcCTTACCCTCTACTTGGGCCTGGCTCATGGACTTGACCAGCAAGACCTTCGCTACCTCCGGGCCCAGCTGCAAAGAAAACTCCACTTGCTCTCCCGGCCCCAGGATGGGGAGGCTGAATGA